Below is a window of Haloterrigena alkaliphila DNA.
ACGAGCCGCGATGCGACATCGTGCGAGGGATGAGCGAGGGAACGTCGTGACCGAGCGAATCGGCTGGGGAGGGTGTGGCCATCCTAGTTGCCACGATAGCAGCGTGTTCCGCGCACCCGTTCCCGCACTCGAGGAACGGCTGTGATCGCCCCCGAAAGCGATACTGCTGAAAGAAGTATCGACTAGTCGCGCTCGAGTTGATCCCCGCCGAACTCGTCGTCGCTCTGGATTCGCGAGGCCTGCGGCCCGGCCTGATCTTGGTACTTCGAGCCGCGCTCGCTGCCGTAGGGACGCTTTGCTTCGGTCTTGAGTTCGGTGAAGGTCAACTGCGAGATCCGCATGCCGGGCGTGAGCGCGACCGGCGCGGTGCCGAGATTCGATAGCTCGAGGGTGATCTGGCCGCGATACCCCGGATCGCAGAGTCCCGCTGTGGCATGGACTACCACGGCAAGGCGACCCAGAGAGGAGCGGCCCTCGACGTGGGCGATCAGATCGGCCGGGATCTCGACGCGCTCGTGGGTCGTTCCCAGCACGAAGTCCCCCGGGTGCAGGATGAAGTCGTCGCCGTCCTCGACGACGGTCTCCGTGACGTACTCGTCGACCTCCTGTTCGGAGTTGGGGTGAATGCAGGGAATGTTCGTCCGCTGGAACTCGAGGAACTCCTGGCCGAGCCGGAGGTCGATGCTGGCGGGCTGGATCTGCAACTCGGGGTCGTCTAGCGGTTCGACGACGAGGTCGCCGGCCTCGAGGCGCTCGAGGATGTCCGCGTCGGAGAGGATCATACCGAGTCGGTGCGAACCACGAGGCCCTAAATCACCCGATCCGTTGTGGGGGTGCGTGAACGGCAGCCGAATATTCTTCGATGGTTCACTTTCCAACTCGTGGCCCGAATCGATTAGTAAGTGGTACCCCGAATGGATTCTCATGGAGGGGCAACAGGAGCGGTTCAACGGCGATGCGGGGGTGTTACATCAGCGATCTGTCAGAATCCCGCTTCCCGACGAGGAGGCCGAGCGGGTCTTCCACGAGAACATGATGACTATCGCGGACGCCGAGGAGCGGAAGGCGGACTTGCTGGCGGATCCGGACGTCCCGTTGCTCACCGCCTACGAGGAGGGGTTCGATTACGCCGCGGAGAGCTTCCAGCGACGACTGCAGCGGATCGCGGGCGAGGACTACGAGGAGGTCGCGATGGCGTACTTTCGGGGCGACCGCGACGACCGGATCGCAGAGATCACCGCGTACTTCTTCGAGGGCGTCTGGCGGGTTCAGCAGTGGCCCACGGTGACGGAGATGGTGTACGCGCCGCTGCTCCTCCGCTATCCGGACGGGTTCACGCTGAACATTCGCTTCGCCAGCGACTGCACCGCGCCGGAGGCGATCCACTACGAGTCGCCGGAACACTGCTCCGAGGAGCTAGCCCGCGAGCACGCCGAGACGTACTACGAGGAGAGCCAGTACTCCCAGCGGCGGGCGGCGGAGTACGTCAGAGAGGGCGCCGACATGATCCGCGAGGAGTTCCCCGACCCGGACGAGACCACCTTCGAGGAGCGCAAGTACGGCGGGATCGTCTCGGCGTCGGGCCGGCGCGGCTCGGTTTTCTCGTCGGTGGTCAAACGCGTCGACCCGGATCCCGAACGGTTCTCGGGGCCGGCCGCCGAACCGAGCCTCGTCGAAGCGGGGCCCGAGGCGCGGCGAACCGAACGCGAACTCGGCCTCGAGGGCGAGATCGTTCGCTGACCGCTTCGGGGCGCTCTTCGGTCACAGCTGCGGAAATAGTCACTGCTAAAGGCGTCCCCCGTCTTCTCTCGGCCATGAAGCAGGCCATCGTCGCCCGCACCGACATCGGGATGGGGCAGGGCAAACTCGCCGCGCAGGTCGCCCACGCGTCGCTGTCGGCCTACGAGAAGGCGGACAGCCAACTCCGGAGCCAGTGGAAACAGAGCGGCCAGAAGAAGGTCGTCCTGAAAGGCGAGAGCGAACGCCAGCTACACGAACTCGCCGCCATCGCCGACAGCGAGGGCCTCCCGAACGCGGTCGTCAGGGACGCCGGTCACACGCAACTCGAGCCCGGAACCGTCACGACGCTGGCCGTCGGCCCCGCGGGCGACGACCGCGTCGACAGCGTCACCGGCGACCTCTCCCTGTTCTGAGACGGCTCGAGAGCGCTGTTACGGGCCGTTCGTCGTCGATTCCTCCGGCTCGCGTTCACCGTCGTCCACGAGCTGAAGCGATGGCTCCGCACAGGTGCACACCCCCTGCGGACTGATCGGATCCACTCGCCCGTCGCTTCTCACCCAGACCGAGACGACCGATTCGCAGCCGTCGCAGACGGCGACTCCCTTCGATTTCTCCGCGTTCGGCGACTCCCGTTTCCCACCCATAGACGTTGTTAACAACTGATAGGACCAAAAGTGTCGGGGTCGCTCCGGCCCCGGTGCGACGGCGCTCGAGAGGGGAGCAACCGTCACACCGTCACAGCAGCCACAGCGCCGCAGCGAGAAGCCCGCCGGCCACGACGGTCGCGCCGATTCGGGCCGTCCGCACCTCGAGCGGGCCGTCGAGTTGCGCGAGCGCCACGAAGAAGACCGGAACGAGCGCGATACCGAGCGCGAATCCGAGGCCGGGTCAGTCGCCCGTCGCGAGCGTCACCAGTCCGATACCGACCGCCAGCCCGACCGACGACTCGAGCGGGTCTCGCAGACCGGTCGCGTCCATACGGCCACCGTCGACCGCCCCGGCCGATAATCGGTTCGGTCAGCGCGCGAGGGTCGGCCGACGGACGAACGATCCGGCGAGCGACGCGAGAACGAACCGATTTATCCCCGGCCGCCCAAGCGCCGACAATCAGCATGCGTCCGGCACATCCAACGGAGCGGGCCGTCGGCATGGAGT
It encodes the following:
- the pth2 gene encoding peptidyl-tRNA hydrolase Pth2 → MKQAIVARTDIGMGQGKLAAQVAHASLSAYEKADSQLRSQWKQSGQKKVVLKGESERQLHELAAIADSEGLPNAVVRDAGHTQLEPGTVTTLAVGPAGDDRVDSVTGDLSLF
- the dcd gene encoding dCTP deaminase, with the translated sequence MILSDADILERLEAGDLVVEPLDDPELQIQPASIDLRLGQEFLEFQRTNIPCIHPNSEQEVDEYVTETVVEDGDDFILHPGDFVLGTTHERVEIPADLIAHVEGRSSLGRLAVVVHATAGLCDPGYRGQITLELSNLGTAPVALTPGMRISQLTFTELKTEAKRPYGSERGSKYQDQAGPQASRIQSDDEFGGDQLERD